In Amia ocellicauda isolate fAmiCal2 chromosome 7, fAmiCal2.hap1, whole genome shotgun sequence, one genomic interval encodes:
- the cep63 gene encoding centrosomal protein of 63 kDa isoform X5 gives MDAFLETLQDQPGSSILTSCEPELQELMRQIDIMVAHQRTQWESQTQALEGRLHTQEGELHSARDLLEQKHKEVGILRQQLQEVLNGKQELVSKYEEQLQRVREELSKLKRSYEKLQRKQLKEAREGARSREEDRTEVSRLNGKIEEFRQKSVEWEQQRVQYQKQVASLEAQRKALAEQHQLIQQSAAHLSQTSSRQQEQSELVGLAEVRRLRSQLQRAQDTLHAQELELERFSLLQGELGDSQRELQVSTVLSEEKAELRATLHTQDEFVRSVGLQQHQLRAQVARLSEALQAKEHIVRSLEGCLQEKGVFAGLGPLRQELEQTLIHLHAARSSDARLKAEVARLEESIDKVKGQKEDIKKDLSRKQQELQHIEEEHRCCLGEVKKLRDELQQADGSHNAAVEGMKREVTQLTSELHQRDITIATLSGSASSIERQLRSEVERAERRAAELKVAQVQLETLKIENQHLTEILERVESRTTKKSEGSLSALRESYVSSLGSLEQENQQLRQDLAEVRARLEASTQTWQDKYERALQTQGRLTQLRTTDDRVFGELRLLLSRCGTGELWQRIRYSTTCSR, from the exons ATGGATGCCTTTCTGGAGACATTACAGGATCAACCTGGGAG CTCCATTTTGACATCATGTGAGCCAGAGCTTCAGGAGCTGATGCGCCAGATTGACATCATGGTGGCCCACCAGAGGACCCAGTGGGAGAGTCAGACCCAGGCCCTGGAGGGGCGGCTACACACCCAAGAGGGGGAGCTCCACTCTGCCAGGGACCTGCTGGAGCAGAAGCACAAGGAG GTGGGAATCCTACGGCAGCAACTACAAGAGGTCTTGAATGGGAAGCAAGAGCTGGTGTCCAAATATGAGGAACAGCTTCAGCGAGTACGGGAAGAG TTATCCAAGCTTAAGCGAAGCTATGAGAAACTCCAGCGCAAGCAGCTTAAGGAAGCCAGGGAAGGAGCCAGGAGCCGAGaggaagacaggacagaagTGAGCCGACTAAACGGCAAGATAGAG GAGTTCCGTCAGAAGTCTGTTGAGTGGGAGCAGCAGCGCGTGCAGTACCAGAAGCAGGTGGCCTCTCTAGAGGCCCAGAGGAAAGCACTGGCAGAGCAGCATCAACTCATACAG CAGTCGGCTGCCCACCTGTCACAGACTTCCAGCCGTCAGCAGGAGCAGAGTGAGCTGGTGGGCCTTGCTGAGGTGCGGCGTCTGCGGAGCCAGTTGCAGAGGGCCCAGGATACCCTGCATGCCCAGGAGTTGGAGCTGGAGCGCTTCAGCCTGCTGCAGGGGGAGCTGGGGGACTCCCAGCGGGAACTGCAGGTCAGCACG GTGCTGAGTGAGGAAAAAGCTGAACTCCGGGCCACTCTGCACACGCAGGATGAGTTTGTCCGCAGCGTTGGGCTCCAGCAGCATCAACTCCGTGCTCAGGTGGCCAGACTGTCAGAGGCCCTGCAGGCTAAAGAGCACATTGTTAG GTCTCTAGAAGGCTGTCTGCAGGAGAAGGGGGTGTTTGCAGGACTGGGACCCCTCAGGCAGGAGCTGGAACAGACGCTAATTCATCTCCATGCAGCCCGCTCAAGTGATGCACGCCTAAAGGCTGAAGTGGCTCGGCTTGAAGAGAG CATTGATAAAGTGAAAGGACAGAAAGAAGACATAAAGAAAGATTTGTCCAGAAAACAGCAGGAGCTCCAACACATTGAAGAGGAGCACAGATGCTGCCTGGGGGAAGTAAAGAAA TTGAGGGACGAGCTGCAGCAGGCAGATGGGTCGCACAATGCGGCGGTAGAAGGCATGAAGAGGGAGGTGACCCAGCTTACCAGCGAGCTGCACCAGAGAGACATCACCATAGCCACTCTCAGCGGTTCTGCCTCCAGCATTGAGCGTCAGTTGCGCTCTGAGGTGGAGAGGGCAGAGCGCAGGGCAGCGGAACTCAAG GTTGCTCAGGTTCAGCTCGAGACCCTGAAGATCGAGAATCAGCATCTGACTGAGATACTGGAGCGTGTGGAATCCAGAACAACCAAG AAATCGGAGGGGTCGCTGTcggccctgagagagagctACGTGTCCTCGCTGGGTAGCCTGGAGCAGGAGAACCAGCAGCTGCGACAGGACCTGGCTGAGGTACGCGCGAGACTGGAGGCCTCCACCCAGACCTGGCAGGACAAGTACGAGAGGGCACTGCAGACCCAGGGCAGACTAACTCAGCTCCGCACTACTGACGACAG
- the smx5 gene encoding smx5 produces the protein MLFYSFFKSLVGKDVVVELKNDLSICGTLHSVDQYLNIKLTDISVTDPEKYPHMLSVKNCFIRGSVVRYVQLPADEVDTQLLQDAARKEAMQQKQ, from the exons ATG CTGTTCTACTCGTTTTTTAAGTCGTTGGTGGGGAAAGACGTTGTTGTGGAGCTGAAGAATGATTTAAG TATCTGCGGGACGCTCCATTCTGTTGATCAg TACCTGAACATCAAGCTCACCGACATCAGTGTGACCGATCCAGAGAAGTACCCCCACATG CTGTCGGTGAAGAACTGTTTCATCCGTGGCTCTGTCGTGCGGTATGTGCAGCTCCCGGCGGATGAAGTGGACACACAGCTGTTGCAGGATGCGGCGCGCAAGGAGGCCATGCAGCAGAAACAGTGA